From Myxococcales bacterium, the proteins below share one genomic window:
- a CDS encoding lamin tail domain-containing protein, producing MRVALPSSFFAPLALVSLALVTACATGVAVDDDDPPSLASSRALPEAPSASPSAPQTTPEAGAPRDASAASDAATPPKPAAPDAGPIAPDAGTVQDASTSPDTSTGGATTQAGPGEVLVTEVMFDPAGSEPNDEWIEVTCVAPGPRSLRGLTLRDGAGRTHTITDDVVVAPGAYVVLARSRASARAQGITDAVIVYEYGAGQASGAGVILANGATGAIAIARGTTELVKVPYGTFSISTTEGQSLELRPGMAPSVAQSAHFCASTGQLGALLATPGRASSCL from the coding sequence ATGCGCGTCGCCCTCCCCTCGAGCTTCTTCGCCCCCTTGGCCCTCGTCTCTCTGGCCCTCGTCACGGCATGCGCGACCGGCGTCGCCGTCGACGACGACGATCCCCCGAGCCTCGCCTCGAGCCGCGCCCTGCCCGAGGCCCCGAGCGCGTCCCCTTCCGCCCCGCAGACCACCCCCGAGGCAGGCGCCCCCCGCGACGCGAGCGCGGCGAGCGACGCCGCGACGCCTCCGAAGCCCGCTGCCCCCGACGCGGGCCCGATCGCGCCCGACGCCGGAACGGTGCAAGATGCATCGACCTCGCCCGACACGTCGACCGGCGGCGCCACGACCCAGGCCGGGCCCGGAGAGGTCCTCGTCACCGAGGTCATGTTCGATCCCGCGGGCTCCGAGCCGAACGACGAGTGGATCGAGGTGACGTGCGTCGCCCCGGGACCGCGATCGCTCCGTGGGCTCACGCTCCGCGACGGCGCGGGCCGCACCCACACCATCACGGACGACGTGGTCGTCGCCCCTGGGGCGTACGTGGTGCTCGCGAGGAGCCGCGCTTCGGCCCGCGCGCAGGGCATCACCGACGCCGTGATCGTGTACGAGTACGGAGCGGGTCAGGCGTCGGGGGCGGGCGTCATCCTCGCGAACGGCGCGACGGGAGCCATCGCGATCGCCCGTGGAACGACCGAGCTCGTCAAGGTGCCGTACGGGACGTTCTCGATCTCGACCACCGAGGGGCAGTCGCTCGAGCTCCGGCCCGGGATGGCGCCGTCCGTCGCGCAGTCGGCTCACTTCTGCGCGTCGACGGGGCAGCTCGGCGCCCTGCTCGCCACCCCGGGCCGCGCCTCGAGCTGCCTCTGA
- a CDS encoding beta-lactamase family protein, protein MGVATASCPPAYFALSGAHGSGDPRRPFRMASVTKTFVATLVLREVERGSLTLDGPLGEKVPNLGYLRHTTVRDLLRHTSGLFPYEEDPEFRAWQRRTPEPKAPAALLARALVHTPDARMGAPFRYANTNYVALGQVLEAVRKEPLDTLVARELLGPEGLHETHAERPDEPHSPGFFPGFDARGEPRGHAHHPSWLYAAGHLVTTMPDLVAWTRKYGKGAVVPSALTKEWLATVPTEPDVAYGLGVFVSRGEASGGLGEARSHAGDVAGTHLQAVHFVEADVTVVAVVNQDGADPEGLVLAAARAATAKEPEPPK, encoded by the coding sequence GTGGGCGTCGCGACGGCGTCGTGCCCGCCAGCCTATTTCGCGCTCTCGGGCGCCCACGGCTCGGGCGATCCACGCCGCCCGTTCCGCATGGCGAGCGTCACGAAGACGTTCGTCGCGACGCTCGTGCTTCGCGAGGTCGAGCGCGGCTCCCTCACGCTCGATGGCCCCCTCGGCGAGAAGGTGCCGAACCTGGGCTACCTCCGCCACACCACCGTGCGTGACCTCTTGCGCCACACGAGCGGGCTCTTTCCGTACGAAGAGGATCCCGAGTTTCGCGCGTGGCAGCGCCGCACACCGGAGCCCAAGGCCCCCGCGGCCCTCCTCGCGAGGGCGCTCGTTCACACGCCCGACGCCCGCATGGGCGCGCCGTTCCGGTACGCGAACACGAACTACGTCGCGCTCGGTCAGGTGCTCGAGGCCGTACGAAAGGAGCCCCTCGACACCCTCGTCGCGCGCGAGCTGCTCGGCCCCGAGGGTCTCCACGAGACGCACGCCGAGCGGCCCGACGAGCCTCATTCGCCTGGCTTCTTTCCTGGCTTCGACGCGCGAGGAGAGCCGCGTGGGCACGCCCATCACCCGAGCTGGCTCTACGCGGCCGGGCACCTCGTCACCACGATGCCCGACCTCGTCGCGTGGACACGCAAGTACGGCAAGGGCGCCGTCGTCCCGAGCGCGCTCACGAAGGAGTGGCTCGCGACGGTGCCCACCGAGCCCGACGTCGCGTACGGGCTCGGCGTGTTCGTGTCGCGCGGCGAGGCTTCGGGCGGCCTCGGCGAGGCGCGCAGCCACGCGGGGGACGTCGCCGGCACGCACCTCCAGGCCGTGCACTTCGTCGAGGCCGACGTCACCGTGGTCGCCGTGGTGAACCAAGACGGCGCGGACCCCGAGGGCCTCGTGCTCGCCGCCGCGCGCGCAGCCACCGCGAAGGAGCCCGAGCCTCCCAAATAG
- the icd gene encoding NADP-dependent isocitrate dehydrogenase has protein sequence MTATNGQPITMGAGMKLNVPDNPIVPFIEGDGTGRDIWRASVRVFDAAVEKAYGGKKKIAWHEVYAGEKAFQKFQNWLPDQTIEDFKKYLVGIKGPLTTPIGGGIRSLNVALRQLLDLYVCLRPVRWFEGVPSPVKKPGDVDMVIFRENCEDIYAGIEFEAKSPEVQKVLGFIEKEFPKEFKKIRFPGSSGIGLKPVSTEGTERLVRAAIQYAVDAKRKSVTFVHKGNIMKFTEGAFMKWGYALAEKEFGDKVYTWATWEKTKEEKGEEAANAEQKAALAAGKILIKDAIADITLQQVLTRAKEFDVIATLNLNGDYLSDALAAQVGGIGIAPGGNINYVTGHAIFEATHGTAPKYADLDKVNPGSVVLSGEMMLRHMGWIEAADLIIKGMDGAIGSKKVTYDFARMMDGATELKCSEFADNIIAHM, from the coding sequence ATGACCGCCACGAACGGACAGCCCATCACGATGGGCGCTGGCATGAAGCTCAACGTCCCCGACAACCCCATCGTTCCGTTCATCGAGGGCGACGGCACGGGCCGTGACATCTGGCGCGCGAGCGTCCGCGTCTTCGACGCCGCCGTCGAGAAGGCGTACGGCGGCAAGAAGAAGATCGCCTGGCACGAGGTGTACGCCGGCGAGAAGGCGTTCCAGAAGTTCCAGAACTGGCTCCCGGACCAGACGATCGAGGACTTCAAGAAGTACCTCGTCGGCATCAAGGGCCCGCTCACCACGCCCATCGGCGGCGGCATCCGCTCGCTCAACGTGGCCCTCCGCCAGCTCCTCGACCTCTACGTGTGCCTCCGGCCCGTGCGCTGGTTCGAAGGCGTGCCGAGCCCCGTGAAGAAGCCGGGCGACGTCGACATGGTGATCTTCCGCGAGAACTGCGAGGACATCTACGCGGGCATCGAGTTCGAGGCGAAGAGCCCCGAGGTGCAGAAGGTCCTCGGCTTCATCGAGAAAGAATTCCCCAAGGAGTTCAAGAAGATCCGCTTCCCCGGCTCGTCGGGTATCGGCCTCAAGCCGGTCTCGACCGAGGGCACCGAGCGCCTCGTCCGCGCCGCGATCCAGTACGCGGTCGATGCGAAGCGCAAGAGCGTCACCTTCGTCCACAAGGGCAACATCATGAAGTTCACCGAAGGTGCCTTCATGAAGTGGGGCTACGCCCTCGCCGAGAAGGAGTTCGGCGACAAGGTCTACACCTGGGCCACCTGGGAGAAGACCAAGGAGGAGAAGGGCGAGGAGGCCGCGAACGCCGAGCAGAAGGCCGCGCTCGCCGCCGGCAAGATCCTCATCAAGGACGCGATCGCCGACATCACCCTTCAGCAGGTCCTCACCCGCGCGAAGGAGTTCGACGTCATCGCCACGTTGAACCTCAACGGCGACTACCTCTCGGACGCCCTCGCCGCGCAGGTCGGTGGCATCGGCATCGCGCCCGGCGGCAACATCAACTACGTCACCGGTCACGCGATCTTCGAGGCGACGCACGGCACGGCGCCCAAGTACGCCGACCTCGACAAGGTGAACCCGGGCTCGGTCGTCCTCTCGGGCGAGATGATGCTCCGCCACATGGGCTGGATCGAGGCCGCCGACCTCATCATCAAGGGCATGGACGGCGCGATCGGGTCGAAGAAGGTCACGTACGACTTCGCCCGCATGATGGACGGCGCGACGGAGCTCAAGTGCTCCGAGTTCGCCGACAACATCATCGCGCACATGTGA
- a CDS encoding protein kinase, whose translation MPLAEGQTFARYLVDRELGHGGMGRVYLATDTVLGRKVALKALLPERMDGEGPARFAREASLGAMVSHPNVVAVYDYGEAEGRAYIAMEYVEGDTLSAYLGSPSVPLGKRLAWLLDVGRALAEAHDHGLVHRDIKPSNVMVTRAGLVKVLDFGLAKRTRTEAPGAFRTLEGQALGTPRYMAPEQIAGLAVTPRTDQYALGVMAFELLTGQHPSGPTGRDDPPKLLTEIDRSLPFRLAVLVSRMLAKRAEDRYPSMHDVNAELERVLAEVSPESLATETKPPADEATLGLGAAADRATLPEPPETARAGAEAPGPGATFPLVPSDVATARAPMHAPPPDDPRGRVPAGKTLPSAGSDPPPAEARPADGTLRSADDPSGRPLGLVVAEAASRAEAAARVPKPPPSQAVVLVEPARVSGWSKSMWITVIVVGLVGVVAGALLTGWLLSTSAATTVPTTTPPD comes from the coding sequence GTGCCCCTCGCAGAAGGCCAGACGTTCGCTCGTTACCTGGTCGACCGGGAGCTCGGTCACGGCGGGATGGGGCGCGTGTACCTCGCGACCGATACGGTGCTCGGCCGCAAGGTCGCGCTGAAGGCCCTCCTCCCGGAGCGTATGGACGGCGAGGGGCCGGCGCGCTTCGCTCGGGAGGCGAGCCTCGGCGCCATGGTGAGCCACCCGAACGTGGTCGCCGTCTACGACTACGGCGAGGCCGAGGGGCGCGCGTACATCGCGATGGAGTACGTCGAGGGCGACACGCTCTCCGCGTACCTCGGGAGCCCGAGCGTCCCGCTCGGGAAGCGCCTGGCCTGGCTGCTCGACGTCGGCCGCGCGCTCGCCGAGGCACACGATCACGGCCTCGTCCACCGCGACATCAAGCCCTCGAACGTGATGGTGACCCGCGCAGGGCTCGTGAAGGTGCTCGACTTCGGCCTCGCGAAGCGCACACGCACCGAGGCTCCCGGCGCGTTCCGCACGCTCGAGGGGCAGGCGCTCGGCACCCCGCGTTACATGGCGCCCGAGCAGATCGCCGGGCTCGCCGTCACCCCTCGCACCGATCAGTACGCGCTCGGCGTCATGGCGTTCGAGCTCCTCACGGGGCAGCACCCCTCGGGCCCCACGGGTCGCGACGACCCTCCGAAGCTCCTCACCGAGATCGATCGCTCTCTCCCGTTCCGGCTCGCCGTGTTGGTCTCGCGCATGCTCGCGAAGCGCGCCGAAGACCGCTATCCGTCGATGCACGACGTGAACGCCGAGCTCGAGCGTGTCCTCGCCGAGGTGTCACCGGAGAGCCTCGCGACCGAGACGAAGCCCCCGGCCGACGAAGCCACGCTGGGGCTTGGGGCCGCCGCGGATCGCGCTACCCTGCCCGAGCCCCCCGAGACCGCGCGTGCCGGAGCGGAAGCCCCCGGCCCTGGTGCCACGTTCCCTCTCGTCCCGTCCGACGTCGCGACCGCTCGAGCCCCCATGCACGCCCCCCCACCCGACGACCCGAGAGGCCGCGTTCCGGCCGGGAAGACCCTCCCCTCCGCGGGGTCCGATCCTCCCCCCGCCGAGGCGCGCCCTGCCGACGGGACGTTGCGGTCCGCCGACGATCCTTCGGGCCGTCCCCTCGGGCTCGTCGTGGCCGAGGCCGCGAGCCGCGCCGAGGCGGCCGCGCGTGTGCCGAAGCCCCCTCCTTCGCAGGCCGTGGTCCTCGTCGAGCCCGCGCGCGTCTCGGGGTGGTCGAAGTCGATGTGGATCACGGTGATCGTGGTCGGGCTCGTGGGGGTCGTCGCGGGGGCGCTGCTCACGGGGTGGCTCTTGTCGACCTCTGCGGCCACGACCGTCCCCACCACGACGCCACCGGACTGA